The genomic region GATAATAACAAAAAGTCAGATGCAATTTGTGTTTTTAATAACAAACAAACAGAGAACCATAAGCATACATATAGATCGATTAACATGAATATGCAATTGTATTCTTCAGATTCTACTCTACAAACAAAAGGTCCACACACAAATTGTAAACattgtttttaactttatacAATGATACCATATAAATAGGGAATCGAGCGATGAAAAAGAACCGAAGTAACTGACACCAGAAAGCGCACTTTCAATAACAATTTCAACAAACAAAAATCGACATACAAATTGTAAACACATGTTGTTTATACAATACAAACAGAGAACCAAATACAAAAAGAACCAAAGTCATAAAAAACGTAAAAGAACACCGATAATAACAATTCGAGGATTACTATCATGTAAACATAAAACGGTGGGAGTGAAAACATAACGGAATCGAAACTTTAAATAGCATAAGTAAAGTGTATGGCGTCAAATCTGGGAAGAACATGATTAGCGATCCGATAAATAGGAAAAACGAAGGGGAAAGAGAATTCAAATGGTTTCGATTAATCAATAGTTGATCGTGTTCTTCTGAATCGATTTAGAAACAATCAATAACCTTTAGTTGTTATACATAACTGAACAATTATCAATCGTGTTTGTGCTGATTAAAGTTACAAAGAATTGAAGAATAATGGATAATTGACGCTGACCAATGTGAACGATTACGGTGGTGAAAGTGGAGATGTATGCGGTGAATGTTAACATACGGAGATGTAAGGattctaatattaattaaaaattttGGGAAGACATTAATATTTAATTGTTAGAGGAAATGTCAAGTAACCGTTTTCTAAACGGCGcctctttttctttttttaaaggTGTATTCGTTTATGTTTATGCAAAGGGTGTAACCTCAAGGTGGTACCCCAAGTTACTAATTGTGCATATACTAAGTTgctaattaattaaataatatataataaaaaggTGTGAGTAAAATGAATTAAAGGGTGTGACCTTTAAACAAATGGGACATAACCCATGttgctaattgtataagggtataattTTAAAACCATTTTCTTCATAGCAGTTTTCATTATCTCATAGTTTTGGTCTTTCCAACTCTATCATCTTCTAAATTAATGTTTTTGACCCCGAGTTCTTTTGGATTAGAGAGCGATAGTGACTTAAATATTTAGATTCTTTTATAGAAGTTTGACAAACCCAATTATTTGTCATTATCTATATTACTGTTGATTACAAGtgtcggtttcaatatttgtaaTTGTCTTAATTTAACTTGAAAAATACCTGTATTTTCGTCTTAATTTAACTTGAAAAATATCTGTATTTTCAAAAGGTTATTTTTTGTTCTGATGAATTTAACTTACGAAGAGGCTTGTGTCATAAAATAAGTATTACTGGAATTTAGTAGAAAAATAGATAAATGACGGTATATTGGCAATTCTTATTCTATTTATGTTTCATAATTGTATTAACTTCATATTCTTTGTTCAGTTTTACCCAAATTGTCTAGAATATAAATCATGAATAGTCAACATGTATtctatttataaaattataagcattaaaatcaaattaagaaaatGTAAATTGTTGATCACAAATTTCTTGACTGATAATATTTTTCAAACAGTTGCAGCAGTAATATAGAGGATGCACGCGTCATACAGCGTTATAGAGCCAAACAGTCATTGCTTCTTCTCTGAATTTCATACTTATATGTACAAACGGAACAACGGAACGGGTTGTTTGTTTAGTAATCTTGGGTCAACTGTTTGATAAGAATCAAAATGGCATCTGGCATTTGTAACAAAATATTAACAAAAACCATGTTTCAAAACTGGCCATTTTGACAACTAACTCACAAAAATATAAGCACAGATATACAAAAGATTTGTAACTATCCACCATGAAGATGCTGGATCCCATTTCTCCTTCTTTTTCTGGCATACTGCTTCATTTTTACATGCCCATTGAAGAGTCGGTGCCTGTGGAAAACGAAAATAGTCAACCATTTATGCGTAATAATCTAAGATGTTAATTACCATACTACTTCATTCTTTACCATATTAGgaggagttaattactgttttcgtccctgaggtttgtcaaaaataacggtttcagtccattagtttaaaaattgcgatttcagtccattagtttcattttcgtaaccatttcagtccactttTCAAACGGCGTTTGTTTTATGCAGTTAATGGAAGCATGTGCTTGTCACATGATGGGCAATTTAGAGATGAATTGGGGGTCAGGGTTTGGATGAATAAGGGGTAGGTGGTGTTTAATACAACTGGGTTTGTGAGAATTGGAATggaaatgaccaaattgcccatcACGTGACAAGCACGTGCTTCCATTAACTGCATAAAACAAACGCCGTTTGAAAAGTGGagtgaaatggttacgaaaatgaaactaatggactgaaatcgcaatttttaaactaatggactgaaaccgttatttttgacaaacctcagggacgaaaacagtaattaactctattaggagggtaggggtggtcatcacttgtacaaattccatcactcacaacatccaatcaagtttcgccatgtcatcaaccattattccatcactcacaaccttttttagtggaaatggtcatcactcaccaccacacccaacaatttccctcacATCAATCAAAAGATAACGCGTCAAAAATATAACGGGATTTAAGTTCCACGCGTGATGGCAAGAGGGTGGCGGTGGTATTTGGCCAAGTTCCACACGTGGTATTTATTCATCACGCACAAATTAGTTGCTACCCCGGGTGGCCTTAATCTTTTAAATTTTGTATGTGCCAAATATAATTCCAAAactatattattttaacaaatttcTAAGTTTATAATCGATTTAGGAGGTTTTATGCTAAAAAAAATATCATCATTTGCGCTACTTTAAACCGCATTTTTTATACTATAATTTATATTTCACATATTTGACCTGTTACCGATAATAAAGAACTCAATCGACcaattcaaaagaaaaatggTCGAAATTTCCACCTCTAATTTATAAAATTTTCCTAAGTTTTATATTATGTCACTCTCATTTTTTCTTTTCGAAAAGTAAATGGAACCCACGATATAACGATGTTGAATTTGCACGAATAGGACCGTTAATATGAGTAGTATTTACTTTAGGGTACACAAACTGTATAAAAAGTGCTAAGAAGCATAAACCAACAATTTGTAAATTCCGCCCATTTGATGTTTTTCAATTACCTTGCATAATCCAGTTTCTGAACAATGATCCCGTTTAGTAAGAGTTCTGCACTGTAAACCGCTGCACCTGCAAGTACACATACATAGTTACATACCATATGTTTTTTGTATGTAAATTTTAAGGGTAAGGACTTGTGTATGCATAATGAAATAAGTATGTATCTATACCTTTTTCTAAAAATGGAACACATTCTTCATAATCTTTTTCACAAGACAATATTAAAAGACTATTTGAGATCTTGTACTCCGTGCTAGCTTGCTGAACACCTTCAATAACCTGAGGAGCATCTCATTATAACTAAGTTTCCATAAGCCTAATTATAAAGCATACAACCTCCTAGCtctcataatatatatatatttttttgaacagCAAATTTGGagcactgacggaccactggagtatcattgtgccaccagcggaaccacccgatcatatccatctccactaggcataatgcctatacaccaattcaggaggaaacccaataaatatgagaaccccccccccccccctctgtaggaatcgaacccaggacctttTGGTCTTAAAGTCTTGtcccacccccaagatgccactaggctataaagccatgggctcCTAGCTCTCATAATATTCTTTTTGTATCCTaacattattaatttatataaaaaataatagatgGACAAAAATAATGTCTCAACACAATATATTGAGCCATTTTGACCCAAACCAATAATGACTTATTTCAAACCAAAATCTGTTTGACTCGCTCATATTTTCGGCTTTAGGCATTTTGTATAGTACTTAACGATGATCGTAGTGAAATGTAAAAACATTTTAAATCATCTACATTGCTTTACTCAAAGATTTAGTTTGATACAGTAGATTATGATTATTGTTATTTAACGTAGAACAAAAAAGGGAGCAGGATAGCACCTGGCCTTGACCTGCTTCGACTAATTTTTTAATCATTTCTCTGTCAGGTTCTACATTTGACGTAATGAAGACTCTCTGATCCTGGTAATCAAAACCAAACAGATTCATAAGGGCATGGAAAGGATGTTTGAATATGTATGTTGAATAATTAAAACAATACGGTCAACTGTAATAACACGTGGTGTATGCAATAGTGTTTGGATGTAACCagctggggtagcccagttggccaccgacacccacctcttaccaagaggtaccgggttcgaTTCTTGGGGCGAACATAGTACCCTCAAGCGTCGGCTCGGCAAGGGTATTTACTGCCAGGCTCAGGCTTGTCGGGTGGCGGCCTGGGAGGGGTTATCCCctccgcggtcaggggtaccgtgcattACCCTTTTTTTTAGTGTTTGGATGTGCTTATGCTGCTTAAAATCATAACAAATCACTATTGACGGTGaagaaaatatatttaagaaAGTAATAGGTGAACTAATCGTATAATTAAATGCAAAAGCAGGTTACCCAAACACTAGAAATTAATTCTTCAACGCACGTCCAAACTTGTTACCTTCAGAAGCGGATGCGATCTTGCACGAGACAATGAAACAGGCATATTAAAGCCgatttctttttcctttttagCGTCCCTGAGTatgtaattattttcatcaattATACATGTTGCTTGCTCACAGCCGTCAAGCCACAAGGGTGTCACAATTGGTTTGCCAAACGCCATTGCTTCTAAcattttctttgttcttgcaaATCTATCGGCCACAAAATGTGTCGCATCTGAGCAATCTTTTGCTgttgaaattcccaactttttcATTATCTGCGTAGAAAAAGTTAGGAAATTTATGAGTCGTAATAACTTACAAAGAGTTTAAACAAGAATGGTATGattagaggtggcaaaatgggcgggttttggtaacgggtcaaaagtcaAAACTAGTAGTTCGTTGATGCTTGACTCCGAACATTTTTATCAAACAGTTCCATATTCATATAAACAATGAGCATGCCAAAAAAATTTAATGAAGAGTAAAttttcattttagtccctgaggtttgaccatttttgcgactttcatcaAAAGATTTACTTTTACGCATCTAGGTCCTCGTGGTTTCAAAATCCTGTCATTTTCATCCCTCAGAACCAAACCTCAAGGGACGAAAGTTGCAATAaattgacaaacctcagggacaaaaatggcaagattttgaAACCACGAGGACCTAGATGCgtaaaaacaaacctttggataaaagtcgcaaaagtagcaAAACCTCAAGGGCTagaatgacaatttactctataaTAAATTATACTATCATGTAATACTGAATTATTTAAATATTGATTTAGGAGATTGTATGCATTAAAAATGCATTTTGACCTATATAAACACTTGGACCCGTTCCCTttctatctattttatttttattttttactgttTGACCCGTTGAAGATCAAACACAACCCAAATCGACCCATTCATTAGTACATGGATCTAAATTTCCCACATCTAGCTACGATGATAAATGAAAATGAGACAAGTAAAGCTATAGAAAACCTTTCTCTGCTGTTTAACCACGGCATCATCAAGATTTTGGCTGAACAATACACGAACTTCCACTTTCTGCATCAACGATCCTTTCCAAGAGTTAATCCCAGCCGTTGATCTAAACCTGGAACCGGATCGTGCTTTCCTCTTTACACTTGACATCAAAAACGCTTCCCTAAAGTTCCCGTCTGTCCCACTGGGACCCACAACTGAAACTGTATTGCCACTTAACGCTGCATTTTGCCTCATATTTCTACGTGTTCTTTTCTTTTTGGGCCAGTTCCATGCTTCAAACTTTATATTACCAGATATTGTATCTAAATCGCCTGTTTTTCTTTCATGTGTAATATATTCAAGATCACATAAATTCCGAGTCCTCTTTGGAATTTTTACTGTTGACCCGCGCCTCGTTCTACTAGCCACAGGTGAAAACGTTTTAACCTTTTGGTTTTCACCGAGGGACCCACGTCGTTTATAAACAAATCGGATATTTTCCTTTTCCAAATCTTGATTTTGCTTCCTTTTGGTAACAACTTTCGAAGATTTATCACGCACCTTCAAATTTCCAGTCGATGATTCTACATTCAACTCTTTTTGTTTTTTAGTATCCCCGTTTTCGTTCAAATTTATTACATCTCTTAACGGCGAAGAAAACTGTTTCAGCGTTTTCTTGTTCGTATCTTCGTTTTCATTAGCATAGATAGCGGGAGGTGGGGCACACAGAAAAGATTCCATAACTTCAGCCGCCATTTGAGTGTTGAAACTAACATCAAACGTATCCTTTTCCggggggcattttggtaattctTCCTCAACGTGTTGATCAAATAATCTTTCATCCGAATCAGGCTGATTACCATCCCAATCGAAGGTTGAGATGCCGATTCGGTTCATACGATTGGCTTTTTTCGCCAACTCGTGGGACCCTTTTGCAAATGAAGTAAAAGGTGATTGTAGCCCAATAGTTTTCGGAATCTTGACTTCTGGAGACGAATTTTCGACACTAACTGAAAGATAATGATCCACAAATTTTAACGCATCAGCTTGTGTTGACTCCCCGGGTTCTGGAGATTCGTTAACTGCTTCATTTGCGTTCTCAAAATTGTTACTATAGGTCTTCTGGTCTTGATCAACGTTTGCTACATTTTCGTTATTCGATATTATATTTTTCTCACTTGACATCCCAGTTAGTGTTTCTTGATATCGCGTGTGTTGAAGAGAGTTGGGACCGTTACCGGTTACTTTGTCGGTCAAATTGCTTCCTGCGGATGACTTAACCTCAAATGATTGTACACCAACTGCACTAACGCGTCGCCACAAAGATCCTGATAAGAAATGCAGTTACGAAATTGTTACTAAAATCATCCGGCTTTTAAAAATCAGTATGACTTCAAATGAAATTCTTAAATCATGGCTTTAAATTACTGTTTTGTATACCTCTAACTTTTCCGTCTTTCGGCTCAGATATcacttcatcatcttcactatCCAACGCGATTACATCGTCGCTGTCTTCTACCATTAGCGCTCGCAAATCACCAGCAAAATTAGTAATATCCAGTTCCTCAGTTTCTTCATCCATATTCACAATTTGGGTTTCCTCTTCTTCGGTGTAATCAAAAGCCGTAGCAATCATATGACCATCCTCAACGCTTACATCAACCTTATTCCCTGTAAATTCATAAAAATATACCTTTCATAAGACCTTAAAAATATTAAAACTACATACCACTTCAAACAATTACATGTAACTTCtgcaaaaaataaataaataaataaataaaaattatataaactcTCTTCTACAAGTATGAAACAACAACCGTACCCTGTAAACTAAGCTtgttaatgcggtaaaaaatcGGATATCGGTTATCGTGGTGGGATATCGtcatatcggtaattttaatataatgctgaatttatatatatatatatatatatatagcaatttaacaccaataGTTCAGTATACttt from Helianthus annuus cultivar XRQ/B chromosome 10, HanXRQr2.0-SUNRISE, whole genome shotgun sequence harbors:
- the LOC110884168 gene encoding uncharacterized protein LOC110884168 isoform X2 is translated as MIATAFDYTEEEETQIVNMDEETEELDITNFAGDLRALMVEDSDDVIALDSEDDEVISEPKDGKVRGSLWRRVSAVGVQSFEVKSSAGSNLTDKVTGNGPNSLQHTRYQETLTGMSSEKNIISNNENVANVDQDQKTYSNNFENANEAVNESPEPGESTQADALKFVDHYLSVSVENSSPEVKIPKTIGLQSPFTSFAKGSHELAKKANRMNRIGISTFDWDGNQPDSDERLFDQHVEEELPKCPPEKDTFDVSFNTQMAAEVMESFLCAPPPAIYANENEDTNKKTLKQFSSPLRDVINLNENGDTKKQKELNVESSTGNLKVRDKSSKVVTKRKQNQDLEKENIRFVYKRRGSLGENQKVKTFSPVASRTRRGSTVKIPKRTRNLCDLEYITHERKTGDLDTISGNIKFEAWNWPKKKRTRRNMRQNAALSGNTVSVVGPSGTDGNFREAFLMSSVKRKARSGSRFRSTAGINSWKGSLMQKVEVRVLFSQNLDDAVVKQQRKIMKKLGISTAKDCSDATHFVADRFARTKKMLEAMAFGKPIVTPLWLDGCEQATCIIDENNYILRDAKKEKEIGFNMPVSLSRARSHPLLKDQRVFITSNVEPDREMIKKLVEAGQGQVIEGVQQASTEYKISNSLLILSCEKDYEECVPFLEKGAAVYSAELLLNGIIVQKLDYARHRLFNGHVKMKQYARKRRRNGIQHLHGG
- the LOC110884168 gene encoding uncharacterized protein LOC110884168 isoform X1, yielding MAGFSDHEAGNKVDVSVEDGHMIATAFDYTEEEETQIVNMDEETEELDITNFAGDLRALMVEDSDDVIALDSEDDEVISEPKDGKVRGSLWRRVSAVGVQSFEVKSSAGSNLTDKVTGNGPNSLQHTRYQETLTGMSSEKNIISNNENVANVDQDQKTYSNNFENANEAVNESPEPGESTQADALKFVDHYLSVSVENSSPEVKIPKTIGLQSPFTSFAKGSHELAKKANRMNRIGISTFDWDGNQPDSDERLFDQHVEEELPKCPPEKDTFDVSFNTQMAAEVMESFLCAPPPAIYANENEDTNKKTLKQFSSPLRDVINLNENGDTKKQKELNVESSTGNLKVRDKSSKVVTKRKQNQDLEKENIRFVYKRRGSLGENQKVKTFSPVASRTRRGSTVKIPKRTRNLCDLEYITHERKTGDLDTISGNIKFEAWNWPKKKRTRRNMRQNAALSGNTVSVVGPSGTDGNFREAFLMSSVKRKARSGSRFRSTAGINSWKGSLMQKVEVRVLFSQNLDDAVVKQQRKIMKKLGISTAKDCSDATHFVADRFARTKKMLEAMAFGKPIVTPLWLDGCEQATCIIDENNYILRDAKKEKEIGFNMPVSLSRARSHPLLKDQRVFITSNVEPDREMIKKLVEAGQGQVIEGVQQASTEYKISNSLLILSCEKDYEECVPFLEKGAAVYSAELLLNGIIVQKLDYARHRLFNGHVKMKQYARKRRRNGIQHLHGG